One genomic region from Planctomycetia bacterium encodes:
- a CDS encoding 50S ribosomal protein L25, whose product MSDVLNVKKRETQGKKATRRLRATGVVPAVLYGHKEANVTLSVSSTELTPVLKHGGKLVELRGEVTEKALIRELQWDVYGKHVLHVDFARVSEHEKVHVTVPVELRGDAVGVKNGGIVEQPIHEVHIECPASAIPEKIVVRIADLQLNTSLTIGDIVPPDQVKILDDADLVVVTCHTPIDSADEAGGAGSVEPEIIGRAAKEEGDDEK is encoded by the coding sequence ATGAGCGACGTATTGAACGTGAAGAAGCGGGAAACGCAAGGCAAGAAAGCCACCCGGCGGTTGCGGGCGACTGGCGTCGTGCCGGCAGTCCTCTACGGTCACAAAGAAGCCAACGTGACACTTTCGGTCTCCAGCACGGAGCTGACGCCGGTGCTCAAGCACGGCGGCAAGCTGGTCGAGCTGCGCGGCGAAGTGACCGAGAAGGCGCTCATCCGCGAGCTGCAGTGGGATGTCTACGGCAAGCACGTCTTGCACGTCGACTTCGCCCGCGTTTCGGAGCATGAGAAAGTCCATGTGACCGTGCCCGTCGAACTCCGCGGCGACGCCGTCGGCGTGAAGAACGGCGGCATCGTCGAACAACCCATTCACGAAGTCCACATCGAGTGCCCGGCCAGCGCGATCCCCGAAAAGATCGTGGTTCGGATCGCCGATTTGCAATTGAATACCTCGTTGACGATCGGCGACATCGTGCCGCCGGATCAGGTGAAGATTCTGGACGACGCGGACCTGGTGGTGGTAACCTGCCATACGCCGATCGATTCGGCGGATGAAGCCGGTGGAGCGGGTTCGGTCGAGCCGGAAATCATCGGTCGCGCGGCGAAGGAAGAAGGAGACGACGAGAAATAG
- a CDS encoding 2Fe-2S iron-sulfur cluster-binding protein, with protein sequence MPIVNFVNEKKQLQVPEGANLRQEAMKAGIEVYPHVHKVLHCPGWAQCGSCRVLITKGKDHASPMGFLEKARLKLSLAYIGNEETMRLSCQTAVHGDMDVVTQPPLNLFGENFFS encoded by the coding sequence ATGCCGATCGTCAATTTCGTGAACGAGAAAAAGCAGCTCCAGGTGCCCGAAGGCGCCAACCTCCGCCAGGAAGCCATGAAGGCCGGCATCGAGGTCTACCCGCACGTGCATAAAGTCCTGCACTGTCCAGGCTGGGCCCAATGCGGCAGTTGCCGGGTGCTGATCACGAAGGGGAAAGACCACGCCAGTCCGATGGGATTCCTCGAAAAAGCGCGGCTGAAGCTTTCGTTGGCTTACATTGGCAATGAGGAGACAATGCGTCTATCCTGTCAGACGGCGGTCCACGGCGATATGGACGTCGTCACACAGCCGCCGCTGAACCTGTTCGGCGAGAACTTCTTCAGTTAG
- the murJ gene encoding murein biosynthesis integral membrane protein MurJ gives MNATELAAPNADSPAPLNPRPRRPFAGVVVTCLGTLASRVLGLLRDIATASLLGMSGSGVLDAFVVAMRVPNFFRRLVGEGALSAGYVPVLARAAEHGQRDAWKLASVVLLWLGCAATLVVVALELVCLLAWNLAPTGGDAALLAELAATMLPFVVFVCLTAHLSSTLHVYGNFTLAALSPSILNISMLLAAWWLAPRFASDNRGEALILAASVSAAGVFQFIALWSALRRLGFRWDYDWTAARAGFLQTAKATLPMVLGLGVTQINTLLDSLVAWSLTAPNEGEKVIAWLGPDWQYPLTVGAASAIYYGERLYQFPVGMLGVAVATVIFPLLARHAARGERQRIADDLVAGLRLVLFFGLPASVGMVLLAEPISRLMLERGEFTAHDAARTARMIACYGAGAWAYCGIPVIVRGFYAMDDRRTPLRLGMLIVAMDFISNIALVWPLAELGLAVGTTLTALVQFFALVYLFARFRQPLAWNQLLSTIGRAVAGCLIMTVVVLLLLGQLPNLPGTSSQALRMGVPALAGLVTFLGFNVILGGQELKLLARPRF, from the coding sequence TTGAACGCCACGGAACTCGCCGCCCCCAACGCCGACTCGCCCGCGCCGCTGAATCCGCGGCCGCGCCGTCCCTTTGCCGGCGTTGTGGTAACCTGCCTCGGCACGCTCGCCAGTCGCGTATTAGGTCTACTCCGCGATATTGCCACCGCCTCGCTGCTCGGCATGTCCGGTAGCGGAGTACTCGATGCGTTCGTTGTCGCCATGCGGGTGCCGAACTTCTTCCGACGCCTGGTCGGCGAAGGCGCCCTCTCCGCCGGATATGTCCCAGTCCTCGCCCGCGCTGCGGAACATGGTCAACGCGATGCCTGGAAACTCGCCAGCGTGGTGCTGCTCTGGCTCGGCTGCGCGGCGACGCTGGTCGTCGTGGCCCTCGAACTCGTTTGCCTGCTGGCCTGGAATCTGGCTCCAACCGGCGGCGACGCCGCGCTGCTCGCGGAACTCGCCGCCACGATGTTGCCGTTCGTGGTTTTTGTATGCCTGACGGCCCATCTTTCCAGCACGCTGCACGTATATGGTAATTTCACGCTGGCCGCGCTGTCGCCCAGCATTTTGAACATCTCGATGCTCCTCGCCGCCTGGTGGCTTGCGCCTCGCTTCGCGTCTGACAATCGAGGCGAGGCCTTGATCCTGGCGGCCTCGGTTTCCGCCGCCGGCGTCTTTCAATTCATCGCGCTCTGGAGCGCGCTTCGCAGACTTGGCTTTCGCTGGGACTACGATTGGACTGCGGCCCGCGCAGGCTTTTTGCAGACGGCCAAGGCGACGCTGCCGATGGTGCTCGGCCTGGGCGTCACGCAGATTAATACGCTCCTCGACAGCCTCGTGGCCTGGAGCCTTACGGCGCCGAACGAAGGCGAGAAAGTCATCGCCTGGCTCGGGCCCGATTGGCAATACCCGTTGACCGTCGGCGCCGCCTCGGCGATTTACTACGGTGAGCGGCTGTATCAGTTCCCCGTCGGCATGCTTGGCGTGGCGGTGGCGACGGTCATTTTTCCGCTCTTGGCCCGTCACGCGGCGCGGGGCGAGCGCCAACGCATCGCCGACGATCTCGTAGCCGGATTGAGACTCGTGCTATTTTTCGGCCTGCCGGCATCCGTCGGCATGGTGTTATTGGCCGAGCCAATCTCGCGGTTGATGCTGGAACGAGGCGAGTTCACAGCGCACGACGCCGCCCGCACCGCGCGGATGATCGCCTGTTATGGCGCCGGGGCCTGGGCCTACTGCGGCATCCCGGTCATTGTCCGCGGGTTCTACGCCATGGACGATCGCAGGACGCCCTTGCGACTTGGAATGTTGATCGTGGCAATGGATTTCATTTCGAACATTGCGCTGGTCTGGCCGCTTGCCGAATTGGGTCTCGCGGTCGGGACGACGCTAACAGCGCTCGTGCAGTTTTTCGCGCTCGTATACTTGTTTGCGCGGTTCCGTCAGCCGCTGGCCTGGAATCAGCTTCTCAGTACTATCGGTCGCGCAGTCGCCGGTTGCCTCATCATGACCGTGGTCGTGCTATTGCTGCTGGGACAATTGCCGAATCTGCCGGGAACATCGTCGCAAGCGCTGCGGATGGGCGTGCCCGCCTTGGCCGGATTGGTGACTTTCTTAGGTTTCAACGTGATCCTCGGCGGACAGGAACTGAAACTCCTTGCGAGGCCCCGGTTTTAG